In Scophthalmus maximus strain ysfricsl-2021 chromosome 5, ASM2237912v1, whole genome shotgun sequence, a single window of DNA contains:
- the LOC118310771 gene encoding transcription factor Jun-like produces MSRKMEATFYDEAVNASSSQRDGPAVFGFNPKTLKQTMTLNLNDPKNFKPQLGAKALDLLTSPDVGLLKLASPELERLIIQSCSGLTTPTPTQFVCPKNITDEQEGFAEGFVRALAELHYQQHAPVTHPDAQPGAANSSSSGTAAPQSGGVSFSCTVRSEPPEYTNLGSFGRAASSASAPASDRQPPTGYPAAPPPPPPPPRNHMDHQRALAAQHHRLNALKEEPQIVPEMSGDTPPMSPIDMENQERIKAERKRMRNRVAASKCRKRKLERISRLEDRVKNLKNQNTELVSSANVLRDELALLKQKVMDHVNSGCQLILTQQLQAF; encoded by the coding sequence aTGTCCAGGAAAATGGAAGCGACGTTCTACGACGAAGCCGTGAACGCCTCCAGCTCTCAGCGGGACGGGCCGGCGGTGTTCGGCTTCAACCCCAAAACCCTCAAGCAGACCATGACCCTGAACCTGAACGACCCGAAAAACTTCAAGCCGCAGCTGGGCGCCAAGGCCCTGGACCTCCTGACGTCCCCCGACGTGGGGCTGCTGAAGCTGGCCTCGCCCGAACTGGAGAGGCTGATCATCCAGTCGTGCAGCGGACTCACGACCCCCACCCCGACCCAGTTCGTCTGCCCCAAGAACATCACCGACGAGCAGGAGGGGTTCGCCGAGGGGTTCGTGAGGGCGCTGGCCGAGCTCCACTACCAGCAGCATGCGCCGGTCACCCACCCCGACGCGCAGCCCGGCGCCGCCAACAGCTCGTCATCCGGCACTGCTGCGCCCCAGAGCGGCGGGGTTTCCTTCAGCTGCACGGTGCGCAGCGAGCCGCCGGAGTACACAAACTTGGGCAGCTTCGGCCGGGCGGCGAGCTCCGCGTCTGCACCTGCCAGCGACAGGCAGCCCCCCACTGGCTACCcggccgcgccgccgccgccgccgccgccgccccgcaACCACATGGACCACCAGCGGGCGTTGGCGGCGCAGCACCACCGGCTGAACGCGCTCAAGGAGGAGCCGCAGATCGTGCCCGAGATGTCCGGCGACACACCGCCGATGTCCCCCATCGACATGGAGAACCAGGAGCGCATCAAGGCGGAGAGGAAGCGCATGCGGAACAGGGTGGCCGCGTCCAAGTGCCGGAAAAGGAAACTGGAGCGCATCTCCCGGCTGGAGGACCGGGTGAAGAACCTGAAGAACCAAAACACGGAGCTGGTTTCCTCCGCCAACGTCCTGCGGGACGAGCTGGCGCTGCTCAAGCAGAAGGTCATGGACCACGTCAACAGCGGCTGCCAGCTC